From the Deinococcus roseus genome, the window CCAGGGGTGGGTTTTCCAAACTGCCAAACCCAGAAGTGTTTTCCTGGTCCAGCACGCAGCTTCCTGAAAAAACCATGGTTTCCCCATCGTCTTGCAGGGCCACAGGCAACTCTTCCCAGTGGATCAGGTCTTTTGACACGGCGTGTCCCCAGCTCATGTTGCCCCAGTCGGTGCCGTGAGGGTTGTACTGGTAAAAAAGATGGTATTCCCCGTTCAAAAAGATCAGGCCGTTGGGATCGTTGAGCCAGTTCTTTGCAGCAGAAAAGTGGTACTGGGGGCGGTGCTGCTCCTGAAACAGCGCCTGGACTGAGGTTTCCTGAATCATTGCTTCACGGCTCCCATGGTCAGGCCCGACACGATGCGCTTCTGCATGAAGAAGGAAAACAGCATCACCGGAAGGGAAAACAGGATGGACATGGCCGCCATGGCCCCCCAGTCCACGCTGTACTGGGTGTTGAATTCTGCGATGGCGATGGGGGCAGTTTTGGCATTCACAGTGGTGAGGAGAAGCGAAAACAGAAACTCATTCCAGGAGGTCAGGAAGGCGAAAATCGCGGTCACCGCAATGCCTCCACTCGCAACAGGCACAATCACCCGGATCAGGGCACCGAAACGGGAGCAACCATCCACCCGTGCGGCTTCTTCAATGGCGGTTGGGAAGCCTTCAAAGAAACTGCACATCAGCCAGATCGATAAGGGCAAATTGATGGTGGTGTGGGCCAGAATCACCGCCAGGTGGGTGTCGATCAGGTGCAGGTTCTTCATGAAATTGAACAGGGGCACCCCGATGGAGATGTAGGGAATCATGCGGGCACACAGGGCCAGCACCAGAAAAAGCCTGCCGGGAACGGTGGAATAGCGGGTGATCCCGTAAGCTGCTGGCACCGAGAGCACCAGGGAAAGCAGCGTGCTGCACAGCGCAATGATCAGGCTGTTGGAGAAGGATTTGAGGGTGCCAGGGTTGGCCAGCACGGTCAGGTAATTCTGCAAACTGAAGGCCTCTGGCAGCAAAGTGGGCGGCACGGTGATGGCGTCCACTGCAGGCTTTAAAGAGGTGGAGAGCAGGTAGAAGTAGGGAAACACGTAGGCGGAGAGGAACAGCAGGATGGCAAATCCAGCGATCAATTGCAGGGTCAGGCGGGGGGTCATGGCATCCTCCTCAGTGCTTTCCGGGCTTCCAGATGGAGAAAAAGAGCGTCAGGCTGGCGATGAGTAAGCCCACCAGAAACAATGTCGCGGTGGCAGAAGAGGACCCGAGGTCTCCGTAACGCACCATTTCGCGGTAAATTTGCAGGCTCAGCACATCGGTGGAGAACTGCGGGCCGCCTCCGGTCATCACCCAGATGATGTCGAAGGTGCGGGCTGCGTCGATGCCGCGCAAGATCAGCACCACGGCAATCACGGGCCTTAAAAGCGGCAGGATGATGTGCATGAACACCTGCAAAGGACTGGCTCCGTCGATGTTGGCGGCTTCTTTGAGTTCAACAGGGATGTTCTGCAGCCCGGCGTAAAGGATCATGGAAACGAAGCAGGTGGTGAGCCACACATCGGGCAAAGTCACCGAGTAGATGGCCAGGTCAGGGCTGCTCAGCCAGTTGATGTCGTTGGGGGTTTTGATCAGGTGCATCCAGTACAGCACCCAGTTCACAATGCCGAAATTGTCGATCAGCATGAAGCGCCACAGGATCCCCCCCACCAGGGGGGAGATCATCAGCGGGAAGAGGAAGACGGTGCGCATCAGGTCGGATTTCCTGCCCAGGAAGGAGAAAAGCAGTGCAGAGGTGAACCCGAGCAGGAATTCGGCAAGCAGGGTGACAGCGGTGTACTGCAGGGTTCTGCCCACCGAAGTTCTGACCCGACTGGAGGAAAAGAGTTCCAGGTAATTTTGCAGGCCCGCGAAAGTGCTGCTGTCGGGATTGGTGAGTTTGATGTGCTGGAAGCTGTTGTACACCAGAATCCCCAGCGGATAGAGCATGAAGATGCCAATGAAAATCGCGGCGGGCAGCAGCAGCATGAGGACGTAATTCTGATCGGAGAGGCCCCGCCGGGGTTTCCGGGGACGGGTGTGCGTCTGGCCGCCACGGCTGACCATCAGCGGTAATTCTCGACTTCGGAAAGGGCCCAGTCCACGGCCTGCTCGGGGGTTTTCTTGCCAGAGAAAGCGTCCTGGATCATGGGGACCAGCACCTCATCGGTGATCTGCTGCCAGCTTTCCACCCTGGGGCGTCCGGCGGTGTTCTTGAAGTTCAGGGTTTTGATCAGGGCAGAGAGGTGCTCATAACCGGGTTTTTTCTGGTAGGAGGCGAAGGCGGATTTGCGGGCAGCCAGTCCCAGTGGGGCATCCAGACCCAGCACGTTGTTCTGGTAGGCGAACTTGACGAATTCTTCTGCCAGGGCTTTCTTTTTGGAGGTCTTTGGCACGATGTTGTACCAGGACCCGGCAATGGCGGCTGCGCCTGACTTCCCTCCAATGATGGGGGCCGCGCCGACTTTGCCTTCCACTTTTGAGTCTTCGGGGGTGAGCTTGTAGGCATGTGCCCAGAAGATGGTCATGGCGCTCTTGCCCTGGTAAAAGAGCTGCTGGGCGGCGTTCCAGTCCACATCCAGGGGTTGAGGGGAAACCTTCTGGGTGCGGTACAGGTCGGTCAGGTACTTCAGGGCAGAGACGTATTCATTGCGGTACTGCTTTAAAGCGTTGCCTTTGTCGTCCACAAAGAGGCCCTTCGCTCCGGCCTGCAGGGCGTAGGCCAGGAATTCGGTTTCCACCTTGCCTTTGACATCGGTGCCGTACAGGTCGATGATGCCGTCTTTGTTGGTGTCCCGCGTGAAGAATTTTGCAGCATCCTGAAAGGTTTTCCAGGTGGTGGGGACTTTGAGGTCGTATCCGAACTGCTTTTTGAAGTCTGCTTTGTTTCTGGGGTCTGCAAAGAGGTCTTTGCGGTAGAGCAGGATTTCGGCGTTGGTCCAGGTGGGCATGCCAATGTAGTGACCGCCGTACTGGGCATCTGCCAACAAAGCCGGGAAGATGTCTTTCCTCACCGCTGCAGTGAAGAGGCTGTCCAGGGGTTCTGCAAAACCCTGCAGCATGGGAAGCCAGGCCACATCCACCGTCGCCACATCAAATGAAGCGCTACCGGAAGCCATCTCTGCAGAGAGCTTTTCCAGCACCCCGGCGTAGGGCACATTCACAAAAGTGACTTTGTTTCCGGTGGTTTTTTCCCATTTTTTGGCGATGGCTTCCTGCAACTGGAAGCCTCCCCCTTCCACCAGCACGGTGAGGGTTTCGGCCTGGGCGGCCTGGGCAAGCAGGGCGAGAGACAAAAGGGACAGCAGTGGTCTGGTGCGTTTCATGACAGACTCCTCTGGAGAGGGGCAGGTGGGTTCTGGCCCTCGCTGGGTTGTGGTTATGGACCTGACTATAGACCCAATTGACAAGGTTGTCAACAGCAAGACAGAGACCATTGACAAGGTTGTCAATTCGGGTTTAAGGTGATGGCAACAAAGCAAGCCACTGGGTCCAGGACAACCCCTTTCCTTTACTCATGTCTGGGCTTTGTCACTTCTTACCCCCAGGAGAAAAACATGGACGTCTGGAACCCGAACAGCCCGCTCGGTGGGCTCCCCTTTGTCAAAAAAGCCCGCACCCTCAGAGAATCCAGCTACGACCGCACGGGCGGAAACCGCGACTTCCGGGTGGTCCCTGCAGGCGCAACCGAAGTCCTGATCGACCGCGAAGGGACTGGATGCATCAAGCACATCTGGATGACCACCCGCTGCTACGCCCCCCACTACCTGCGCAAACTGGTGCTGGAAATGTACTGGGATGGCGAGGAGAACCCCAGCGTGCGGGTGCCCTTCGGAGACTTTTTCGGAATCGGTCACGCCACCTGCAAACACTACGTGTCTTTGCCCCTCTCGATGGTCTTCGGAGAGCGCAGAGGTCCCAAGGGTCCCTTTGCAGCCTCCATGAACTGCTACTTCCCTATGCCCTTCGGAAGCCGCGCAAAAATCCAGATCATCAACGAATCGGAAAGCCCCATCGAGAACCTGTTCTTCTACATCGATTACGAACTCTACACCGATGAGGCCCCCGCAGACCTCGGGCGATTCCATGCCACCTGGCACCGCGAAAACCCCTGCGAACCCGTGGTCTACGAAGCCACAGAGGAAAATCCTGCTCCCTGGGACCTCCCCGGCCTGAACACCACTGGAGACGACAACTACGTGATTCTGGATGCAGAAGGCGAGGGGCACTATGTGGGCTGCGTGCTCAACATCGACAACTTCGACGCTTCAAATCAGGTCTACACCTGGCCCGGAGAAGGGGACGACATGATCTTCGTGGACGGCGAATCCTGGCCCCCGCAGATCCACGGCACCGGCACCGAAGATTACTTCAACTGCGCCTGGGGCTTCCCCAGTGGCGAATATGCTGGACCCTACCACGGCATCTCGCTGGGCAGCGACATTCAGGAGCATTTCGGCAAGTGGAGTTTGTACCGCTGGCACATCGAAGACCCCATCCGCTTCTCCAAATCCATCCGGGTCACCATCGAGCACGGCCACGCCAATGACCAGGGCAACGATTACTCCAGCGTGGGCTACTGGTACCAGCTGGAGCCCCACAAACCCCTCCCGGAACTTCCCCCTGTGGAAGACCGCCTGCCCAGACGCTGGCCTGAACACGGGCTCTGGGACAAGTGAAAGCAGAGAGGCCCCGCTGGAGACGGCGGGGTTGTGTGTTTTTGGGGCCGAGAGCCGAGAGCCGAGAGCTGAGAGCTGAGAGCTGAGAGCTGAGAGCTGAGAGCTGAGAGCTGAGAGCTGAGAGCTGAGAGCTGAGAGCTGAGAGCATCGTGGTTTAAGGGGACTCACCTGTCAAACCATCAAGCCATCCCAGATGGCATAAAATCACCTGCTTCATGTCTGAAAGCTTCAGCATAAGCCCTGGGTTTGCCCTCGGCCCTCGGCCCTCGGCGCATTGCTCTTCACCCTCGGCACTTCCCCCTTGCACCTTGCAATGCACAAAGCGTTATACTGTTTGACAACGTTGTAAACGATCGAAAACCCCCAGGAAAAGGACTGGATCCATGACCAAGAACGGCAGAGTCACCCTCAAAGACGTTGCAGAAGTTGCTGGAGTGTCCTTCAAGACCGTCTCACGGGTCGCCAACAACGATCCGAACGTGCGGGATGAGCTGCGCCAGAGGATCCTCAGAATCATCGATGAGATGGGCTACCACCCGAACCACGCTGCACGGCTGATGCGGTCTGGCACCTCCAGTGTGATCGGTCTCATGACGGACCGGATTTCCACCACCCCTTACGCCGGAAACATCGTGAAAGGGGCGCAGGAAGCCGCCTGGAAGCATGGCCAGATGCTTTTCATCATGAACACCGATGAAGACGATGCCCTGCAGAAAATCGCCATCGACACCATGATCAACCGGGGCGTGGACGGCCTGATTTTTGCTGCCGTGCACCACCGCAGGCTGACCCAGGAACAGGTGTCTGACCTCAAAAGGGGCATTCCCACCGTGCTGGTGGATTGCAGTTCCCCGGACGAAAGCATTTCCTCAATGGTTCCAGATGAAGAACAGGCCGGATATGAGGCCACCAGAGTGCTGATCGAGGCCGGACACACCCGCATCGGGTTCATCAATGGGCCTGCACGGTTTCCAGCAGCTGTGGGACGGCATCAGGGGTACCTGAGGGCACTCACCGAAGCCGGGGTTTCCACTGGCCGTGAACTGGTGGTTTCAGGCGGATGGTGGCAACGGGACGGTTATGACAATGCCAGCCGCCTGCTTTCGCTTTCCCAGCCTCCCACAGCGATTTTTTGCGCCAGTGACCGCATCGCCATGGGGGCCTATGACGCCATCAAAGAGCGGGGCATGAAGATTCCAGACGATGTGGCCATTGTGGGTTTCGACAACCACGAGATCATCGCTGCGCACCTGAGGCCCGCCCTGACCACCATGGAAATTCCCTACTACCACATGGGACGCTGGGCTGTGGAACGGGTTTTGCAGCTCAAAGAAAACCCCGAACTGCCTGCCACCTTTGAGCTGGCCCACTGCTCCCTGATTCTGAGGAATTCTGCAGGGTCAGGGGTCCCCCAGCTGGCTGAGTGAAATTTAAAGCAGCGCTTCAAGTTCGGCCTGATCGAAACTGCCCCCCGGACGCTGGGAAACCTTGCGGTAGATGATCTTTCCGCTCTGGTCAATCAGGATGGTGCCGTTCCACTGCAGGAAACCCAGGGTTTTCTCCAGGCTGTAGGCGCGGTACACGCTGCGCTCCGGGTCAGCAGCAATGGGAAAAGGGAACTGGAAGCGCTGGGCCACGGTGGTGGCGGCTTTTTCGTCTCCTCCGCCAATCACGATCACCTGCACGCCTTTCTGTTTGAGCAGGGGGTGGATGCGGTGAATGGCCATCACGCTGCGCATGCACAGGGGGCAATTGAATTCCCGCATGAAGTACAGCAGCACTTTGGATTTGCCGCGGTGGTCTGCCAGACGCTGCACACCCTGGCTGGAAGGGATTTCAAAGGTGGGTGCGGTTTGCTGGGCGTGCTGGGTCATCTGGGTCATGGGGTGGTCCTTTCCAGAACAGGTGCAGTGTGAATGGCTTCTAATGCGGCACGTGCGCCTTCTGCTGCACTGGTGACGGCCTGACGGTAGGGGCTGTCCGTGACTTCCCCAACAGCGTAAACGCCCGCTTTGCTGGTGCGGCCCCTCTGGTCGGCAACAATGTGTCCCTGAGGGGTGAAGTCCAGCTGTCCTGCAAAGAGCTGGCTGCTGGGCGTGGACCCAATGCACACAAAAACAGCATTGGTGTGCAGAAGGCGGGTCTGCTGGCTCTGCAGGTCTTCGATCAAAACCCGTTCCACCTGATCAGAGCCCTGAATTTCAAGAAGTCTGGTGTGTAAATGCAGGTGAATGTTGGGTGCAGCCTGCACCTGTTCCTGCAACACCTTTTCAGCACGGAACTGTCCTGAACGGTGAAGGAGCAGCACTTCTTTTGCATAACGGGAAAGCTGCAGTGCATCCGTCAGGGCAGTGCTTCCCCCTCCCACCACCACCACAGTCTGGCCTGCATAAAGCGGTCCATCGCAGGTGGCGCAGTGCTCGACACCAGCGTTGTGAAACTCCCGTTCACCAGGAATGCCCAGTGTTTTCGGGGTGCTTCCGGTGGCGATGATCAGCTGGTCTGCACGGATCTGCTGTCCATCGTCGGTGTGGATCAGGTAAGGACGCTGCTCCAGACGGACCTGGCTCACAAAAGCATCCAGGTACTGCGCTCCGTATTTCTGGGCGTGGCGCTCCATCTGCACAGCCAGGTCAAAACCGCTGATGCCGTCTGGAAAACCAGGGAAATTGTCGATCTGTTCGGTGGTGGTGATCTGGCCTCCGGGGGTCTGTCCACGGATCACCAGAGGATGCAGGCGGGCACGGGCAGCGTAAAGGGCAGCGGTCAGTCCGGCAGGTCCCGAACCGATGATCACCAGGGGTTGAATCTGAGAAGTCATGGAAGCCTTTCTGGAGCAGCGTTCTGGTTTGCAGGGCTGCTCTGCTGGATCTGCCTTCAAGGTACACTTCCACTTTATGCATGTCCATCACTATTTTCCTGCAGCATCATCACTTATCATCTACATGATGATCGAGATCCGTTTGCTGCGTTATTTTGTGGTGGTGGCAGAGAAACTGCATTTCGCCCGTGCTGCCGAAGAACTGCACCTCGCTCCCCAGCCGCTCAGTCAGGCCATCAGACGGCTGGAAGACCAGTTGGGGGTGCAACTGTTCCTGCGCACCTCCCGCAAGGTGGAACTGACCCCTGCAGGGCAGGTCTTTTACACGCGCACCCGTTCCCTCTTGACCCAGCTGGAAGAAACCATCCAGCTCACCCAGCGGGTCTCCCGTGGCGGAGCAGGCTCCATGCGGGTGGGTTATGTGCCTGGAGCAACTGCCAGCATCCTGCCGCAACTCATCCAGATCTGCAATGCGCAGTACCCGGATTTGCGCCTGCATCTGAAGGAAATGACCGCTCTGGAGCAACTGAACGCCCTGGAAAACCAGCAACTGGACGCTGGCATCATTGTGGGCCTGACCTTTCCTGGCCCCATTCAGCACCTGCTTTTGAAACAGGAACCTCTGGTGGCGGTGCTGCCTGCAGGGCATCCTCTGGCTGGGCAATCCCTCACCCCCGAAATGCTGCAGAAGGAATCCATCATCGGATATGATCCTCTGCACTGCCCGGAACTGGTGACTTTCATTGATGAGGTGGCCCCTGCAGGACACCGCCAGAAAGAGCTGCGTCAGGTGGTGATGTCTGAAGCGTCTGCCCTGAGCCTGGCAGACGCTGGTCTGGGCATCGCCATCGTGACCGAAAGCCAGGGAAAACGGGCCAGCACTGCCAGGGTCTCCCCCATCCTGCACACCCACACCAGTTACCATCTGGTCTGGCAGGACAACGGCAACCCCACCGTGCAGGGCATGCTGAGCCTCAGAGAACACCTGCATTTGCCGTTGCATTGAAGCTCTGGCAAACTTCTGGTGTACCTCTGGACAAAAGCGCAGGTGAATCCAGAAGACTTCACCTGTTCATCGGGGTTCTCCCAGTGTTCCCTGCGCACCAGAATGCACAGCTTCAGTTGCAGTTGGGTATCTGTCACAGACACCCGTACAGGTCAATGGAGCCAGGCTGCAGCACCAGCAGGGTGTGGAATGAAGTGCAAGAACATGAGGTGGATGCTGCGCGGGACCCACATACAGCCGTGCATGAAGGCCGTCAAAAGTATCATTTCGGGCACCTGTCGCCCCACAGATGCCCGAACATGGGGCATGCTTAAAGTTGTGTTGATCCTGCTGGCCCTGCTGGGATGGTCCCAGGCCAGCGAAATGGAAATGAAACCCTTCTCCAACCCCAGAAGCAGCCTCAAAATCATGAAACAGCAGCAGCTGCCCGACGGCCGCAGGCAGGTGGTGTACCTGATGCGGGCCATCAGCAAAAAGGGCGAGGTGGTCCAGGCCACGTTCACCGCCAGAACGAAGCCCGGCTCACGGGTCATTCAGGAATTTGAGTGGAAACATCCCCTGATCCCACCCGGAGACAGGGCAGCAAATGATGCCATGGGTGCCAGCCTGGGATTGACGATGCGTGCAGTGATGGGCTGCTTTGACCTGAACAGAGCAGACCCGGAGCCTTTTTTCCAGGTCCTCGAGCCGGCCTTCACAAAGCACCATGCCACTGGCAAGAAAGCCCAGATCAAAACGGTGCTGAAAGACATGGCTGGCATTTTGCTCCTCAATAACCAGCAAATCACTTACACCTTCAGGGTCAACAAAATGGTCCGTCCGAATTACTGCTCCGTCCCCAGGTAGCATCCTGGTCCATTTGCCCTTCACTTCAGGGCAGGACTGCCCACAGGTTCCAGTGAAAAACCCAGGGTGTGCATGACCGGCCACGGTTCGGGGCCGGGAATGTGGGTGGACAGCAATGAAGCTCCCCCTTTTCTGTGCGTTCTTCCGCGTCCCGCTTGCGGATTCTATTGTTTTCTGCGAAGAATGAGTTTGACATGCGTGTTGTCCCTCACGGTGATGCCAAAGTCTCTGTAGATGACATTACGAAGGAAAGGCAACACATAATGTTCGTGATGCACGAAATAATACTTGCTGCCCACAATTTCCAGAAGACGCTCATAAGGAAGAGCGAAGTAGTTTTCTCTGTTCTCACGGTCAAAGTTGTCTTCATAGCGGTACTTCAGAAGATAATGAAGCATGTCCCTGTCTGAATGAATCTCACCCCAGAAGTCTGTGTATTCTTGAAGGGTTGCGGGGTTTGCTTTTGTTCTGAGACGCATCAGGTCGTTGATGTCAATCGGGCGGTTTGCTGTGCGAGACAGACTCATGTCACGAATGAAGATGTACTCTGGACAATCAGAAAAACCGCCACCAAAAATGGTTTTTTCGAATTGTCTCAGGTCCGTTCCATAACTGTAGATCTCGTGCAAGACGCTTGATAAGATCACGGCAGTTTTGTCCGTTCCAAAGATGGAAGGAAGGTCTTTCATGTCACCCACAACACTGACACAGGGATTGCCCTGGAACCTGTTGTGTAAAATTCCCAGCATTTCAAGGCTGTTGTCCACTGCGAAATACCTTTTGGTGTTGCCAAACCGGTTGTACAGCAGTTCAATCAAACTTCCATCTGCTGCTCCAAAATCAACAATGTTGTGCACCTCGTTGCAGTAGTCCAGAAAGTAAAGCTTGTCCATCAGACCCTGTTGCATGGCGGCGTTGTATTCTTCCAGGAGATTGCCGTTCATAAACCTCTGTCCTCCGTGCGACGCAAGTGCCAAAGTTTCGAAATCCCAATGTCATGGACGGTTTGCTGTTCCATGGGTGGTGCAGTGGGCTGCTGATCAACCAGACTTGCGTTTCTGTATTAAGGTTCCAACACGCTTTTGGTGAAGCTGACTTGACCCAGAGGGCTCAGGTCCGAGGGCAGCTGGAGTTCCAACCACACACAGCTTGAGGTTCCCTCCGTGCCAGGTGTCCGTATCCTTCAAACGCCACATGGACCCTGTTTATATCATTTTTGTGGTCTGGAAGCACTTATGGTGGGTTCTCATTTCGGAGGAGCACCTTAAAGGATGCATGACTTCACTCAGCACCTGTTGCCTGCCGCACTGCATCTTTTGAGCGTTCAACGGCAAAAAGGTCAACGTTTCATGGGTTGCATCACCAGGTCAACCCCCCATCCTCAGTGACCACACAGCAAGATGAACTTTTCATGCAAAAAGGATGAACTTCAGTTCAGAAGAATGCAGGACTGGAACCTTGCAGAGCCTGTTTATGGTGTAAGCATCACCCCCTGGTGAAGGAGAAACCATGAAAACCCTGATGATGACTGTTTTGCTCACTGCCCCGGTGGCTGCTGCCCCCCAGATCCAGAAGGTGGACCTGCACCTCAAACATGAAGCGGGCACTTTCACGGTGCAAGCTGCCCCAAAAGCCTCCCCCACCCTGGGGATCAAGAACCCCACCGTGAAAAATGGGGTGGCTTACCTCAGCCAGAGCAGTGTTGCTTCCGACTGGAAGGTGGGCCTCAGCCCGAAATTGCCCCTGGACCTGCACCTGTCGAGCAGTGCCAGTGACGTGAACGCCAACTTGCTGGGCCTGAACATCAACACCCTGGAGATCAACCACACCGCTGGAGATTACCAGTTGAAGTTGCCTTCAAAAACCCTCACAGGGAAATTGAAAATGGATTCACTGGACCTCAAAATCACTGTTCCCAAAGACACCGGCCTGAAACTCAACCTGCAAAAATTCATTTCAGGCAGTGTGACCATTGAAAGGAACCGGGTGGCGGAGGGAGCAGAAGTGACGGGAAGTTACCAGACCGGCAATTTTGACACGGCCAGCAAGAAAATTGAACTGGACGTCACCTGGCAGGCCGGAGCGTTGACGGTGGTGCGCTGAGGGCTGCACCTGCCAGGCACCCACCACGACCATGCAGGCTTCGTGGGCAATGTGGCGCATGTTGCTCTGTCAGATGTCCCGTTCGTCCATGATACCGGGCTTCTTGAAACACCGCCACCTGACTGTTCTGAAGGTCAGGTGGTCCATGTTCTCCCCTTTTTCAGCACCGTAGAACCTGCCTGCATCAACAAGTGACACCCACCTCTAGAGGCAAAGAAAAGACCCGCAGAAAAACCTGAGGGCTGGACAAATGGGTGCTGGCTTCTTCAGCAGGACAGTGAATTGGCACCCACACCCTCAGGATCAGGAGTTTCTCCGATTCTGAATCAGGGGAATGCCAAAAAAACGCCAGGGATTCACCGGGAAAAGGGACAATCTGAGAATTTTTGCAATTTCAAAAATTCAGAGCTTCAAAATCCTGATCGGCAAGTCTTTTTGGAAGCGGTTTCTCTTGTGCCAGTGGTTTACCAGCGTGATGCTCCATTACATTCACCACTTGGTGTACAGCGTACACTGAGGGTGTTTCCAGAGGCACCGTCCTGTTTTCAAATTGATCTCTGCCGTCTGGCACTCCAAATTCCCTTTCAGGAGGAAACATGTCATCCAAGCTTGAACAACTGAAAGCCCATTCTGTGGTGGTTGCCGACACCGGAGAAATCAACGCCATCAAGGAATTCCAGCCCCAGGACTGCACCACCAACCCCTCCCTGGTGCTGAAAGCCGCCCAGCGTCCCGAGTATGCCCATCTGGTCACCGAATCCATCGAATGGGCCAAAAAGCGCAACAGTGAGCATGTTGCCTCAGACGCCATTGACAAGCTGGCCGTGCGCATCGGGACTGAACTGACCCGACTGGTGCCCGGTTACGTCTCCACCGAGGTGGATGCATCACTGTCTTTCAACACCGAGAAGATGATCGAGAAAGCCCGCAAGCTGATCGGCCTTTACGCAGAAGAAGGGGTCGCCAAAGAGCGGATCCTGATCAAGATCGCCACCACCTGGGAAGGCGTGCAGGCTGCAAAAGTGCTGGAACAGGAAGGCATCCGGTGCAACCTGACATTGGTGTTCGCACTGGAACAGGCCATTGCCTGTGCCCAGTCTGGCGTGACATTGATCTCCCCTTTCGTGGGCCGCATCACCGACTGGTACAAGAAAAGCCAGAAGGTCGAAAGCTTTGAAATCGCAGAAGATCCCGGCGTGAACTCTGTGAAGACCATTTACCGCCACTTCA encodes:
- a CDS encoding carbohydrate ABC transporter permease, with amino-acid sequence MTPRLTLQLIAGFAILLFLSAYVFPYFYLLSTSLKPAVDAITVPPTLLPEAFSLQNYLTVLANPGTLKSFSNSLIIALCSTLLSLVLSVPAAYGITRYSTVPGRLFLVLALCARMIPYISIGVPLFNFMKNLHLIDTHLAVILAHTTINLPLSIWLMCSFFEGFPTAIEEAARVDGCSRFGALIRVIVPVASGGIAVTAIFAFLTSWNEFLFSLLLTTVNAKTAPIAIAEFNTQYSVDWGAMAAMSILFSLPVMLFSFFMQKRIVSGLTMGAVKQ
- a CDS encoding carbohydrate ABC transporter permease; this encodes MVSRGGQTHTRPRKPRRGLSDQNYVLMLLLPAAIFIGIFMLYPLGILVYNSFQHIKLTNPDSSTFAGLQNYLELFSSSRVRTSVGRTLQYTAVTLLAEFLLGFTSALLFSFLGRKSDLMRTVFLFPLMISPLVGGILWRFMLIDNFGIVNWVLYWMHLIKTPNDINWLSSPDLAIYSVTLPDVWLTTCFVSMILYAGLQNIPVELKEAANIDGASPLQVFMHIILPLLRPVIAVVLILRGIDAARTFDIIWVMTGGGPQFSTDVLSLQIYREMVRYGDLGSSSATATLFLVGLLIASLTLFFSIWKPGKH
- a CDS encoding ABC transporter substrate-binding protein, translated to MKRTRPLLSLLSLALLAQAAQAETLTVLVEGGGFQLQEAIAKKWEKTTGNKVTFVNVPYAGVLEKLSAEMASGSASFDVATVDVAWLPMLQGFAEPLDSLFTAAVRKDIFPALLADAQYGGHYIGMPTWTNAEILLYRKDLFADPRNKADFKKQFGYDLKVPTTWKTFQDAAKFFTRDTNKDGIIDLYGTDVKGKVETEFLAYALQAGAKGLFVDDKGNALKQYRNEYVSALKYLTDLYRTQKVSPQPLDVDWNAAQQLFYQGKSAMTIFWAHAYKLTPEDSKVEGKVGAAPIIGGKSGAAAIAGSWYNIVPKTSKKKALAEEFVKFAYQNNVLGLDAPLGLAARKSAFASYQKKPGYEHLSALIKTLNFKNTAGRPRVESWQQITDEVLVPMIQDAFSGKKTPEQAVDWALSEVENYR
- a CDS encoding glycoside hydrolase family 172 protein, with the protein product MDVWNPNSPLGGLPFVKKARTLRESSYDRTGGNRDFRVVPAGATEVLIDREGTGCIKHIWMTTRCYAPHYLRKLVLEMYWDGEENPSVRVPFGDFFGIGHATCKHYVSLPLSMVFGERRGPKGPFAASMNCYFPMPFGSRAKIQIINESESPIENLFFYIDYELYTDEAPADLGRFHATWHRENPCEPVVYEATEENPAPWDLPGLNTTGDDNYVILDAEGEGHYVGCVLNIDNFDASNQVYTWPGEGDDMIFVDGESWPPQIHGTGTEDYFNCAWGFPSGEYAGPYHGISLGSDIQEHFGKWSLYRWHIEDPIRFSKSIRVTIEHGHANDQGNDYSSVGYWYQLEPHKPLPELPPVEDRLPRRWPEHGLWDK
- a CDS encoding LacI family DNA-binding transcriptional regulator, which encodes MTKNGRVTLKDVAEVAGVSFKTVSRVANNDPNVRDELRQRILRIIDEMGYHPNHAARLMRSGTSSVIGLMTDRISTTPYAGNIVKGAQEAAWKHGQMLFIMNTDEDDALQKIAIDTMINRGVDGLIFAAVHHRRLTQEQVSDLKRGIPTVLVDCSSPDESISSMVPDEEQAGYEATRVLIEAGHTRIGFINGPARFPAAVGRHQGYLRALTEAGVSTGRELVVSGGWWQRDGYDNASRLLSLSQPPTAIFCASDRIAMGAYDAIKERGMKIPDDVAIVGFDNHEIIAAHLRPALTTMEIPYYHMGRWAVERVLQLKENPELPATFELAHCSLILRNSAGSGVPQLAE
- a CDS encoding peroxiredoxin family protein; amino-acid sequence: MTQMTQHAQQTAPTFEIPSSQGVQRLADHRGKSKVLLYFMREFNCPLCMRSVMAIHRIHPLLKQKGVQVIVIGGGDEKAATTVAQRFQFPFPIAADPERSVYRAYSLEKTLGFLQWNGTILIDQSGKIIYRKVSQRPGGSFDQAELEALL
- a CDS encoding NAD(P)/FAD-dependent oxidoreductase, whose protein sequence is MTSQIQPLVIIGSGPAGLTAALYAARARLHPLVIRGQTPGGQITTTEQIDNFPGFPDGISGFDLAVQMERHAQKYGAQYLDAFVSQVRLEQRPYLIHTDDGQQIRADQLIIATGSTPKTLGIPGEREFHNAGVEHCATCDGPLYAGQTVVVVGGGSTALTDALQLSRYAKEVLLLHRSGQFRAEKVLQEQVQAAPNIHLHLHTRLLEIQGSDQVERVLIEDLQSQQTRLLHTNAVFVCIGSTPSSQLFAGQLDFTPQGHIVADQRGRTSKAGVYAVGEVTDSPYRQAVTSAAEGARAALEAIHTAPVLERTTP
- a CDS encoding LysR family transcriptional regulator, yielding MIEIRLLRYFVVVAEKLHFARAAEELHLAPQPLSQAIRRLEDQLGVQLFLRTSRKVELTPAGQVFYTRTRSLLTQLEETIQLTQRVSRGGAGSMRVGYVPGATASILPQLIQICNAQYPDLRLHLKEMTALEQLNALENQQLDAGIIVGLTFPGPIQHLLLKQEPLVAVLPAGHPLAGQSLTPEMLQKESIIGYDPLHCPELVTFIDEVAPAGHRQKELRQVVMSEASALSLADAGLGIAIVTESQGKRASTARVSPILHTHTSYHLVWQDNGNPTVQGMLSLREHLHLPLH
- a CDS encoding class I SAM-dependent methyltransferase, with the protein product MQQGLMDKLYFLDYCNEVHNIVDFGAADGSLIELLYNRFGNTKRYFAVDNSLEMLGILHNRFQGNPCVSVVGDMKDLPSIFGTDKTAVILSSVLHEIYSYGTDLRQFEKTIFGGGFSDCPEYIFIRDMSLSRTANRPIDINDLMRLRTKANPATLQEYTDFWGEIHSDRDMLHYLLKYRYEDNFDRENRENYFALPYERLLEIVGSKYYFVHHEHYVLPFLRNVIYRDFGITVRDNTHVKLILRRKQ